A stretch of DNA from Desulfonatronum thioautotrophicum:
CCACGACCTCCAGGCCGACCTGGACAACGCCCAGGTCTACACCCAGGCTCAGGTGGACGACTTTGCCAGGCTCTATCTCGGCGGGGCCGAACGGGACCGGCTGGACCCTATTCTGGACGCCTGCGTGGCCATCTACCTGGGAGAACTGGACGAGAACGGACAGGTGGATTTCAAGGGCAAGGCCAAGGGCTTCCTGCGAGCCTACGGATTCCTGTCCTCAGTGCTGCCCTACTCCAACGCCGAATGGGAGAAACGCTCCATCTTCCTGAACTTCCTGGTCCCCAAGCTGCCAGCACCCCAGGAGGAAGACCTGTCCAAGGGCATCCTCGACGCCATCGACATGGACAGCTACCGGGTCGAAAAAAAGGCCATGCAGCAGATCATCCTTCCGGACCAGGACGCGGAAATCGAGCCCGTGCCAACCACGGGCGGAGGGCACATGCCAGAGCCTGAACTGGACCGGCTCTCCAACATTCTCAAGGTCTTCAACGAGCACTTCGGCGACATTCCCTGGCAGGACGCGGACCGGGTCCGCAAGCTGATCACCGAAACCATCCCGACCAAGGTGGCCGAGGACGAGGCCTACCGCAACGCCCAGCAAAATTCGGACAAGGAAAACGCCCGCATCGAACACGACAAGGCCCTGCTCCGGGTCATGACCGCCCTGATCAAGGACGACACGGAACTGTTCAAGCAGTTCGTGGACAACGAGGGCTTCAAACGCTGGATGACGGATACGGTGTTCAGGCTGACGTATGAAGAGAGCGCGAAGGCGGCGTGAAACCGGCAACCGCTCGACCCTATTATCAGCAGCCAGGATTCACGAATACCAGGTTCATCAGATCGAACTGGAGCTGCAGAACGAGGAACTGCGGGCCACCCAGCTTCATCTGGAAGAAGTGCGGGATCAGTACACGGAGCTTTTCAACAATGCACCTGCCGGATACCTGATCGTCAATGCCCGGGGACTGATCACCAAAGCCAATCAGACTTTCGCCCGGATGATCGGCAGGGAGGGCCATGTTTTTTCGGATAGACAGCTGACCGATCTGGTCTTTCCCGAGGATCGACCGGCGTTGCTTGGGCGTTTCAAGGCCTTTTTCAAAAGCCCCGAAGGGAAGCAACTGGATTTCAGACTGTTCGGCCCACACGACCAAACAATACATGTGCGCTGCGTCGGCAGACCGGACATGCTGGCAAAGGCTCTCCCAAAGGACGATGAAAACGATGCGGACCAGAAGCTTCTGCTCATGGTCTCGGACATCACAGATCAGGTCCGATCCGATGAGGCGCTGAAACAAAGCGAGAAAAAGTATCGCGAGCTGGTTGAAAACGCCCCCATGGGTATTTTTCAGTCGACCCAGGAAGGACGGTATCATACGATCAACGCGGAGATGGCCCGCCTGTGCGGGTATCCAACCGCAAAAGAAATGATCGAGACGGTCACGAACATCGCCACACAACTCTACGCCCGGCCCGAGGATCGAAAATTCTACAAGAAGAAACTCCTGGCCCAGGGAGAGGTTAAAAATTTTGAGGTGGAATTGGTCCGCCGGGACGGGACGACCTTTTGGGCGTCCATGAACACCAGGATGAAACACGGGAAGGACGGAGAGGTCGTCTTTGACGGATTTCTCCTGGACGTCACGGAACGCAAACTCCTTGAGGACGAGGTCCACCGCTCCAACGCCGAACTTAAGGCCCTGCTGGCGGAAAAGGACAAGTTTTTCTCCATCATTGCCCACGACCTCAAATCCCCGATGTCCGGCCTGTTGGGCTTGGCAAAAATTTTCGCCGAAGAAGCGGAAAGAATGACCATTCAGGAGTTGCGGGAAATTTCCGACGCGATGTGCAAAAGCACCGAGCGCTTGTACGCCCTGCTGGAAAATCTGCTGCACTGGGCTCTCGTCCAGCAAGGGCTGATGGGATTCTCTCCACGGCAGATCAACCTGCTGAAACTGGTCCACAACAGCATCGAGTCCTTGCGCTCCGTGGCGGAGTTGAAGGGCATCAGCATCCAAAACGCCATTCCTGAGAACCTGAAAGTCATGGTCGACCAGCCCATGATCACCACCGTTGTCCGCAACCTTGTCTCCAATGCCCTCAAATATTCGAGCAGCGGAGGGGCGCTGACCATCTCCGGATTTTTGAATGGAGACAAGGTCGAGATGGCCGTGCGGGACACCGGCATCGGAATGGACCAGAATACCCAGGCGCATCTCTTTGCCCTGGACCGAAAAACAATCCGCCCCGGCACCCAGGGCGAGCACGGCACCGGCCTGGGCCTGATTCTGTGCAAGGAGTTCATCACCAGGCATGGCGGCCGGATCTGGGTGGAAAGCGAACTCGGCCGGGGAACGACGTTTCATTTCACCGTGCCCGCGCGGGCGTTGAGCGGAGAAAATGACGACAGGTCCAAACCGCGGCTGGAATGTATTGGTGAATAGCATCGGAATTGCCATGGTGATCGGAGCCTGAACAACCAAACATACAACGATCTTAAGCGTGGAGATTCGACCGACCCACTATTACGCGCTTCATTACAACGTCTAAACTTGTTTCCGATTTTTATACTTCTCGGCAACGGCAGCAAACTTGCTCTGAACACATGGTGAGTGAAGCGTTTTCGTGGCTATCTGGTTAAAACGCTTTTCCTCGGATTCTTCTTCCAGAAAATCACGCACTCTATTGTAATTTTCAATGAGTAGATGAGCGAATCTGTCCTGCTCTTCGGGGCTGAAGTTCATGGACAGCACAGAAAATGCTTCTTGTAGGGATTTTGTCATATTTCACCTGCCTTGGTCACGGAAATGGAATGAATAAAATGAGTCCTGTCGAGCCTTCACCCTACAACGCAAAGCTTCTTTGTTCCAGTCGCCGGG
This window harbors:
- a CDS encoding sensor histidine kinase — encoded protein: MKRARRRRETGNRSTLLSAARIHEYQVHQIELELQNEELRATQLHLEEVRDQYTELFNNAPAGYLIVNARGLITKANQTFARMIGREGHVFSDRQLTDLVFPEDRPALLGRFKAFFKSPEGKQLDFRLFGPHDQTIHVRCVGRPDMLAKALPKDDENDADQKLLLMVSDITDQVRSDEALKQSEKKYRELVENAPMGIFQSTQEGRYHTINAEMARLCGYPTAKEMIETVTNIATQLYARPEDRKFYKKKLLAQGEVKNFEVELVRRDGTTFWASMNTRMKHGKDGEVVFDGFLLDVTERKLLEDEVHRSNAELKALLAEKDKFFSIIAHDLKSPMSGLLGLAKIFAEEAERMTIQELREISDAMCKSTERLYALLENLLHWALVQQGLMGFSPRQINLLKLVHNSIESLRSVAELKGISIQNAIPENLKVMVDQPMITTVVRNLVSNALKYSSSGGALTISGFLNGDKVEMAVRDTGIGMDQNTQAHLFALDRKTIRPGTQGEHGTGLGLILCKEFITRHGGRIWVESELGRGTTFHFTVPARALSGENDDRSKPRLECIGE